One stretch of Miscanthus floridulus cultivar M001 chromosome 18, ASM1932011v1, whole genome shotgun sequence DNA includes these proteins:
- the LOC136520303 gene encoding phosphatidylinositol 4-phosphate 5-kinase 9-like isoform X1: protein MKVLQLKSCENKADSNLPILEREYMQGVLINEVVVDRSFSDPLKKVSRRQKKMVKDIKKPGQTIIKGHRSYDVMLSLQLGIRYTVGKITPIQRREVRASDYGPRASFWMNFPKNGSRLTPSHHADNFKWKDYCPMVFRNLREMFKIDAADYMISICGSDALRELSSPGKSGSVFFLSQDDRFMIKTLRKSEVQVLLQMLPEYYYHVRTYENTLITKFFGLHRVKPSSGQKFRFVVMGNMFCTELRIHRRFDLKGSSLGRSTDKVKIKIDENTTLKDLDLNYLFYLEPSWRETLLAQIETDSKFLKYHAIMDYSLLLGVHFRAPQSLRTQASFHQTILPDRLAVLSEEGALEEDALNSPEGLVLVQRASDQNDVVIGSHIRGARLRSSSASFEEVDLVLPGTARLQIQLGVNMPARAEQMVQDNDSEANGQVYDVVLYLGIIDILQEYNIRKKIEHAYKSIQYNSLAISVVEPNFYSEHFLKFIQTIFPENS, encoded by the exons ATGAAAGTTCTGCAATTGAAAAGCTGTGAAAATAAGGCTGATTCCAACCTTCCTATACTGGAACGGGAATATATGCAAGGTGTTCTCATCAATGAGGTTGTGGTGGATAGAAGCTTCTCAGATCCATTAAAAAAGGTATCACGCCGCCAGAAGAAAATGGTGAAGGATATTAAGAAACCTGGGCAGACAATAATTAAAGGACATAGGAGTTATGATGTGATGCTCAGTCTGCAGCTTGGAATCAG GTATACAGTTGGAAAGATTACACCTATTCAGAGACGTGAAGTGCGAGCTTCTGATTATGGTCCCAGAGCAAGTTTCTGGATGAACTTCCCCAAAAATGGGTCACGGCTTACTCCTTCACATCATGCTGATAATTTTAAATGGAAAGACTACTGCCCAATGGTGTTCAG AAATTTGAGGGAGATGTTCAAGATTGATGCAGCGGATTATATGATTTCCATTTGTGGAAGTGACGCACTTAGGGAGCTATCTTCTCCTGGAAAGAGTGGAAGTGTCTTCTTCCTATCTCAGGATGATCGATTTATGATCAAGACTCTACGGAAGTCTGAAGTGCAG GTTCTTCTACAAATGCTTCCAGAGTATTATTACCATGTCCGTACCTATGAGAACACACTCATAACTAAGTTTTTTGGCCTCCACAGGGTTAAACCGTCCAGCGGTCAAAAG TTCCGATTTGTAGTGATGGGAAACATGTTTTGCACTGAACTTAGAATTCAccggaggtttgacttgaaaggTTCATCCTTAGGCCGCTCAACAGACAAAGTAAAAATAAAAATCGACGAGAACACAACACTGAAAGACTTGGATCTAAACTATTTATTTTATCTCGAGCCTTCTTGGCGGGAGACTTTGCTTGC GCAAATTGAGACCGATAGCAAATTTCTAAAGTATCACGCAATAATGGATTATAGCTTGCTTCTTGGTGTTCATTTTCGGGCTCCTCAAAGCCTACGGACACAGGCATCCTTTCATCAAACAATCTTACCAGATAGGCTGGCTGTTCTTTCGGAAGAAG GTGCTCTGGAGGAGGATGCTTTGAACAGTCCTGAAGGACTGGTTTTGGTTCAGCGAGCCAGTGATCAAAATGATGTCGTCATTGGTTCTCATATAAGGGGAGCCCGTCTTCGATCATCAAGTGCAAGTTTTGAGGAAGTAGATCTCGTGCTTCCAGGCACCGCAAG GCTCCAGATCCAACTTGGGGTTAACATGCCGGCAAGGGCAGAACAGATGGTTCAGGATAATGACAGTGAGGCCAATGGTCAGGTGTATGATGTGGTGCTCTACCTGGGAATAATTGATATCTTGCAGGAGTACAACATAAGGAAGAAGATTGAGCATGCTTACAAGTCCATCCAATATAACTCATTGGCAATATCTGTCGTGGAACCCAATTTCTACTCGGAGCACTTCCTGAAATTCATTCAGACGATCTTTCCTGAAAATTCATAA
- the LOC136520303 gene encoding phosphatidylinositol 4-phosphate 5-kinase 9-like isoform X2, which translates to MQTVTNECICGARLEPKISRSSLYTVGKITPIQRREVRASDYGPRASFWMNFPKNGSRLTPSHHADNFKWKDYCPMVFRNLREMFKIDAADYMISICGSDALRELSSPGKSGSVFFLSQDDRFMIKTLRKSEVQVLLQMLPEYYYHVRTYENTLITKFFGLHRVKPSSGQKFRFVVMGNMFCTELRIHRRFDLKGSSLGRSTDKVKIKIDENTTLKDLDLNYLFYLEPSWRETLLAQIETDSKFLKYHAIMDYSLLLGVHFRAPQSLRTQASFHQTILPDRLAVLSEEGALEEDALNSPEGLVLVQRASDQNDVVIGSHIRGARLRSSSASFEEVDLVLPGTARLQIQLGVNMPARAEQMVQDNDSEANGQVYDVVLYLGIIDILQEYNIRKKIEHAYKSIQYNSLAISVVEPNFYSEHFLKFIQTIFPENS; encoded by the exons ATGCAAACCGTGACAAATGAGTGCATTTGTGGTGCTCGTCTGGAGCCAAAGATCTCCAGGAGTTCCTT GTATACAGTTGGAAAGATTACACCTATTCAGAGACGTGAAGTGCGAGCTTCTGATTATGGTCCCAGAGCAAGTTTCTGGATGAACTTCCCCAAAAATGGGTCACGGCTTACTCCTTCACATCATGCTGATAATTTTAAATGGAAAGACTACTGCCCAATGGTGTTCAG AAATTTGAGGGAGATGTTCAAGATTGATGCAGCGGATTATATGATTTCCATTTGTGGAAGTGACGCACTTAGGGAGCTATCTTCTCCTGGAAAGAGTGGAAGTGTCTTCTTCCTATCTCAGGATGATCGATTTATGATCAAGACTCTACGGAAGTCTGAAGTGCAG GTTCTTCTACAAATGCTTCCAGAGTATTATTACCATGTCCGTACCTATGAGAACACACTCATAACTAAGTTTTTTGGCCTCCACAGGGTTAAACCGTCCAGCGGTCAAAAG TTCCGATTTGTAGTGATGGGAAACATGTTTTGCACTGAACTTAGAATTCAccggaggtttgacttgaaaggTTCATCCTTAGGCCGCTCAACAGACAAAGTAAAAATAAAAATCGACGAGAACACAACACTGAAAGACTTGGATCTAAACTATTTATTTTATCTCGAGCCTTCTTGGCGGGAGACTTTGCTTGC GCAAATTGAGACCGATAGCAAATTTCTAAAGTATCACGCAATAATGGATTATAGCTTGCTTCTTGGTGTTCATTTTCGGGCTCCTCAAAGCCTACGGACACAGGCATCCTTTCATCAAACAATCTTACCAGATAGGCTGGCTGTTCTTTCGGAAGAAG GTGCTCTGGAGGAGGATGCTTTGAACAGTCCTGAAGGACTGGTTTTGGTTCAGCGAGCCAGTGATCAAAATGATGTCGTCATTGGTTCTCATATAAGGGGAGCCCGTCTTCGATCATCAAGTGCAAGTTTTGAGGAAGTAGATCTCGTGCTTCCAGGCACCGCAAG GCTCCAGATCCAACTTGGGGTTAACATGCCGGCAAGGGCAGAACAGATGGTTCAGGATAATGACAGTGAGGCCAATGGTCAGGTGTATGATGTGGTGCTCTACCTGGGAATAATTGATATCTTGCAGGAGTACAACATAAGGAAGAAGATTGAGCATGCTTACAAGTCCATCCAATATAACTCATTGGCAATATCTGTCGTGGAACCCAATTTCTACTCGGAGCACTTCCTGAAATTCATTCAGACGATCTTTCCTGAAAATTCATAA